The following is a genomic window from Planctomycetota bacterium.
CAAAACGTGCCCGATAGCAAGGAAAGGCCGATGCAGAACAAAAACACAAGCCTCACGACGCCCCGGCCGATGCCGCCGAGAAGGTATCCGAGCGTGTTTGCAGGCTGATATCGCTGTTGTCGCATGAGCGCATTCCGCCAAGCCGTTATACTCCAAAGCTTGATCCGCGAGACGCCCGAATCTGATCGGCTTCCAAGTTCCGAATCCTGCAACGGGGACGGCGTCGCAGATTTTTCTGGAACAACCCGTCGGACCGTGGCGTCTCATTGCCAACGGGCCCAGGGCTCCGGGAGCGACATGTCAGGCAGGCAAAGCAGTATCACCGGCCACACCCGTGGTGGCGAGAAAAACGGCATTCGGCGCTGTAATGGCGTCGAGGGGCGTTCCGTCGCGCCCGCAAATGGCTTGCCCGTCAAACGCGAGACCCCAGGCCACAACCGGCTCAAAGACCTCGACGGCGTCCCACGCTTCCGCAACAACGGACGACTCACCACCGGGCAACGCCCCGATCTCGAAGACCTCGAACCCGTGGAACTCCTCACCGAGTTCCACGACAACAACGACAACGGCGCGTTCGAAGAGCTGATGAACCGTTACGGGGGCATGGTTTTCTCGACCTGCCGTCGCGTGCTTCGTGACGATCACGAGGCCGAGGACGTCACACAGGCGACGTTCCTGATGCTCGCCAGTCGCCACAAAGCGACTAAGAACGTCCACAAGGTCGGGCCTTGGCTCCGCAAGGTGTCCCACCGCCTCTCGCTCGATGCGCTGCGGACCAAGAAGCGCCGGGTCAAGCGCGAGAATGACCGACCCATCTGGAACGACGGCGAAAAGCTCGCCGACCATCATGTCGGGACCGAAGAACGCCGTCGGATCGTGCGGGAGTGCATCGACGAACTGCCGGTGAAATACCGGATGCCGATCATCTTGTTCCACTTCGGCGGGATGAGCCGGGACGAGATCGCTAGCGAGCTTGGTTGTCGTGCCAACACGCTGGGCGTTCGGTTGCACCGGGCCCGGAACATGCTCGCCAAGAGCCTCGAGTCTCGCGGCGTCACGATGGCGGGTGTCGCAATGACCGCGTTGCTGACCGACGCCGTCCGCACCGCGATCGGCTCGTCGATGATGCAACAAACCTCCGTGGCGGCCGGCGAGATCGCGGCCGGGAACGGCGGCGTGTCCGCCCTGCTCGGTTCGGACGTTTCGGCCAAGGTCCTTGCCCTGACCGAATCGACCGCCGCCTTGAGCATGGGCAAGGCCAAGATGATGGCCCTGATGTTCGCGGCTGGGAGCACGATCCTGACCGGCGGCGGTTTTGCCGCCCACTATGCCGGGGCAAGCGAATCCATCCATGACGCCGTGGAGAACGTCATGGACGGCACCCCCCGTCTCTTCGACGTGCAGAACTTCTGGCCGACCTTGGAGTTTCCGTCGAACCTCCCCACGATCGAAAGATCGCTCAATCTCGGCAGCATCAACGACACCGAGCTGACCGATGCGGACGACGGCTCGAACGGTTTGCCCCTGCCGCAGGTCGCGGCGTTGAAGTCCAATCCGTTCATCGACAATCTCGCCGAGCGACGCCGCCAGTGGGCGAACGTCCGACCGGCGAACGTCTCCGGCGATGCGAGTATCCCCGTGCGGCCGGTTGCATCGGGCAGCCGCCCGTTGGTGCTGCCGCAGGAATCGCCCGGTGCCGCTCCTTCCGTCGGACCGCAAGGCCCAGACCGCCCTGTCGCC
Proteins encoded in this region:
- a CDS encoding sigma-70 family RNA polymerase sigma factor — encoded protein: MPVKRETPGHNRLKDLDGVPRFRNNGRLTTGQRPDLEDLEPVELLTEFHDNNDNGAFEELMNRYGGMVFSTCRRVLRDDHEAEDVTQATFLMLASRHKATKNVHKVGPWLRKVSHRLSLDALRTKKRRVKRENDRPIWNDGEKLADHHVGTEERRRIVRECIDELPVKYRMPIILFHFGGMSRDEIASELGCRANTLGVRLHRARNMLAKSLESRGVTMAGVAMTALLTDAVRTAIGSSMMQQTSVAAGEIAAGNGGVSALLGSDVSAKVLALTESTAALSMGKAKMMALMFAAGSTILTGGGFAAHYAGASESIHDAVENVMDGTPRLFDVQNFWPTLEFPSNLPTIERSLNLGSINDTELTDADDGSNGLPLPQVAALKSNPFIDNLAERRRQWANVRPANVSGDASIPVRPVASGSRPLVLPQESPGAAPSVGPQGPDRPVARPIDTAPAADTAVARSTPASAGNGRSQPGRTAPGAATPEPSTPQPEAPTEVANNTPANDPAPVASPTPTTPTSSMPVVAARSSAPTTILPPSPSPELVAIAGRATPPTQAYAAVLPPVQVSTQAIAMAEVAPPTSVLPSESLFDQPIDPLSDAAPETPGQHTFIAMWDIEGEALAVELPSQFDEIEIAVPYDPNAAAATGAPIERLKLWAFNETDGWERVYDESLYHNITDHIIGGRVSTDVAIVGVSFPEPAVMGLLATGAALLLPRRRR